The Aliiroseovarius pelagivivens genome contains a region encoding:
- a CDS encoding DMT family transporter, whose protein sequence is MTAFAANSLLNRAGLAEGAIGPAGFAAIRVVSGAVMLWVLMVLGQRAAPKRPAPDWISAGALATYLLGFSFAYVALDAGLGALVLFAIVQVTMFAGAVRAGDRIPVLRWGGMAVSMLGLAYLIWPTESVQLSMLPLILMTAAAIGWGIYSLIGRRAVEPLKATAWNFIYATPIVLVVTLPFVWGETLSTPGILLAVTSGAITSGLGYALWYRVLPQLGASTGALVQLSVPVIAMLAGVILLGETVGLREVTASILVLGGIAIGLIVRK, encoded by the coding sequence ATGACCGCTTTCGCGGCGAACTCTCTGCTTAACCGGGCGGGGTTGGCCGAGGGTGCCATCGGTCCTGCTGGCTTTGCCGCGATACGGGTAGTTTCCGGCGCGGTGATGTTGTGGGTGTTGATGGTCTTGGGGCAGAGGGCTGCTCCCAAACGCCCTGCGCCTGATTGGATCTCGGCCGGGGCGCTTGCCACTTATCTTCTGGGCTTTTCCTTTGCCTATGTCGCGTTGGATGCGGGGCTGGGGGCTCTGGTGTTGTTCGCCATCGTGCAAGTCACGATGTTTGCGGGCGCGGTGCGGGCGGGGGATCGGATCCCGGTGCTCAGATGGGGCGGCATGGCCGTGTCAATGTTGGGGCTGGCTTATCTGATTTGGCCGACAGAAAGTGTGCAGCTTTCCATGCTCCCTTTGATCTTGATGACTGCCGCGGCAATAGGGTGGGGTATCTATTCCTTGATCGGGCGCCGTGCAGTGGAGCCGTTAAAGGCAACTGCATGGAATTTCATCTATGCCACGCCTATCGTCCTAGTCGTCACGCTGCCGTTTGTCTGGGGCGAGACGCTGTCCACCCCCGGTATTCTTTTGGCCGTCACCTCGGGCGCGATCACATCCGGCCTTGGCTATGCGCTTTGGTATCGTGTCCTTCCGCAACTGGGCGCCAGCACTGGCGCGCTCGTTCAGCTTTCGGTTCCGGTGATCGCCATGCTGGCAGGGGTGATCTTGCTGGGGGAAACCGTTGGATTGCGCGAGGTCACGGCCTCAATCCTTGTGTTGGGCGGCATCGCCATCGGGCTGATTGTTCGCAAATAG
- a CDS encoding response regulator transcription factor, translating to MQAAGSFDERWNTANTILNQLGADAITASAIKASTGEVKWFKSSLEQHVVDAYVEREMYRIDSLVSHAAQNGGPVVWGAERAFTNAKSQAEREFSGFVLDCGYKLIVSNSMPRSLNGIVRNLSYCSKMSISDFRRHGIRKAVQSAINQILPWIGWPEMDSQTPNLIPVRVKLTGREREALAYLSNGLMNARIAQSMGVSEAMVAKHLQSAKKKLKAKTREQAVAIAIMDRLIQL from the coding sequence ATGCAGGCCGCCGGATCATTTGATGAGCGGTGGAACACGGCAAACACCATACTGAATCAACTTGGGGCAGATGCGATTACAGCTTCAGCTATTAAGGCGAGTACGGGCGAGGTGAAATGGTTTAAAAGTTCACTCGAACAGCATGTCGTTGACGCCTATGTCGAACGAGAAATGTACCGGATAGATTCCTTAGTTTCGCATGCGGCACAAAATGGAGGACCGGTTGTCTGGGGCGCTGAACGTGCATTCACCAACGCAAAGTCTCAAGCTGAACGTGAGTTTTCAGGGTTTGTGCTTGATTGCGGCTATAAGCTGATCGTTTCAAACTCGATGCCTCGAAGCTTAAACGGAATAGTGCGCAACCTTTCATATTGCTCGAAAATGAGCATCAGTGATTTTCGGCGTCATGGCATCCGGAAAGCTGTGCAATCCGCCATCAATCAGATCCTGCCTTGGATCGGATGGCCAGAGATGGATTCGCAAACGCCAAACCTTATCCCAGTGCGGGTCAAGCTGACAGGACGCGAGCGCGAGGCGTTGGCTTATCTGTCTAACGGTCTCATGAATGCGCGGATTGCGCAGTCCATGGGAGTATCAGAAGCGATGGTCGCGAAGCATTTGCAGTCAGCAAAGAAGAAACTAAAGGCCAAAACACGCGAGCAAGCAGTGGCAATCGCGATAATGGATCGCCTGATTCAGCTGTAA
- a CDS encoding cyclic nucleotide-binding domain-containing protein: MLSDILVIAAATAFVLGYLIINQIALRFMLLVGTGLYIWYYAVVADSPLWAAIWASAATGTANIVGLTSLFLRKSKWIIPNRDKDLYPEFEALPPGDFRQLVLLARRETRMKNEVLTTSGSAVTSLFYVISGRVEIRKKGSVFSMRSGNFVGEVAFLTNEAASATTLMATDGELLCWDVEQLRRRAERDTRFRLALDAMISLDLAYKVANAGSPIAEPASAHTKAM; this comes from the coding sequence GTGCTATCTGACATCTTAGTAATAGCTGCGGCTACGGCTTTCGTTCTGGGCTATCTGATTATCAATCAGATAGCGCTGCGATTTATGCTGCTTGTCGGGACCGGGCTGTATATCTGGTACTATGCAGTTGTTGCAGACAGCCCGCTATGGGCAGCCATCTGGGCAAGCGCGGCCACCGGCACGGCAAATATTGTGGGACTGACCAGCCTTTTCTTAAGAAAGTCCAAATGGATTATCCCGAACCGTGACAAGGATTTGTATCCTGAATTCGAAGCGTTGCCCCCAGGTGATTTCCGCCAACTCGTGCTGTTGGCCCGTCGCGAAACACGTATGAAAAACGAGGTTCTGACAACCTCTGGGTCTGCAGTGACGTCACTGTTTTACGTAATTTCTGGACGGGTTGAGATCCGAAAAAAGGGAAGCGTGTTTTCTATGCGCAGTGGCAACTTCGTGGGTGAAGTTGCCTTTTTGACCAACGAAGCTGCTTCGGCGACCACGCTGATGGCCACAGATGGCGAATTACTGTGCTGGGATGTCGAGCAGCTTCGGCGTCGCGCCGAGCGGGATACGCGGTTCCGTCTGGCGTTGGACGCAATGATTTCGTTGGATCTGGCGTACAAGGTCGCGAATGCCGGATCTCCAATCGCAGAACCTGCATCTGCTCACACCAAAGCGATGTGA
- a CDS encoding acyloxyacyl hydrolase, with the protein MDGTLAILFLLTGLIDMLVNHCDRGCVKPAMEIARHTMSAGSVIFEADSIGGEVYYRHDLPVSFGPFRPVVGLSVDNLGDVWIGAGAVNEFRMPSGPGFAELSFVPGWWMRSNDGPRLGYPVEFRSGIEAGAYRSSGERIGISLDHRSNGGLGHPTPNPGLETLLLRYAQ; encoded by the coding sequence ATGGACGGCACACTGGCCATTTTGTTTCTGCTTACAGGGTTGATCGACATGTTGGTCAATCACTGCGATCGTGGTTGCGTCAAACCCGCGATGGAGATCGCTCGCCACACCATGTCTGCGGGCAGCGTCATATTTGAAGCAGATTCGATTGGGGGCGAAGTTTACTATCGACACGACCTTCCCGTCAGTTTCGGACCGTTTCGCCCGGTTGTTGGCCTGTCTGTTGATAACCTTGGCGATGTCTGGATCGGTGCCGGGGCTGTGAACGAGTTCCGCATGCCAAGCGGCCCCGGATTTGCAGAACTCAGTTTCGTTCCAGGATGGTGGATGCGATCGAATGATGGGCCGCGCTTGGGGTATCCGGTCGAGTTCCGATCCGGCATTGAAGCTGGCGCTTATCGCTCTTCGGGTGAACGCATTGGGATTTCTCTGGACCATCGCTCGAACGGAGGGCTTGGACACCCCACTCCAAATCCCGGGCTGGAAACCTTGCTTCTACGCTACGCGCAATAG